GTGGCGGAGTTCGGCACACCGGGCGGTGGCCCGCTGGTGGTCGTCGTGGGCCCAGGCCAGGTCGAGACGGATGGCGTCGGTCTGCTCCTGGGTGTCCGCGGCCGGGAGCCGGCGGCTCAGCTCGGCCAACCGTTCGGCGGCGTAGCGCTGTTCACGGAGCATCACGTCGAGCCGGTCCCCGAGCGCGTCGCGGCCGCCGGGCCGGGCGTCATGGGCGGCGAGTGCGGCGGCGTGCAAGGGCCGCACCTGTGCGGCCTGCTGTGCGGCGACCGCGGTTCCGTACTCGGCGGCGAGGTCCTGGAGCACCGCCTCCACCACGTCCCAGGGCGGCATCTCGCGCCCCTCGAGGCATGCTTGCATACCCTCGGGATCGCGCTGCCAGAACACCCCGCACCAGCCGGCGCCCTGGTCGAGGCGCGACAGCAGTCTGTTCAGGTAGCTTGCGAACTCCCGCACCTCACCCGGGAGTTGATCCACAGCCATCGCTCGACTCCCGCCCAGACCGGAAACTTCCGGTTCGTAGAAAACACCAGCCGTGTTACAGCGCGGCTACGGCCGCTTTGCGAAGCTGACGCGACGGCGGGTTCCGCGTGATCCGGACCATGCGCGGACAGCGCCCCCAGGGTGTCACGCGGGGGCGGGCACGCACAGCCCCGCCAACTCGTCCATCGACAGGCCGAGCACGCGGGCGAGCGCGGCGACGGTGAAGAACGCCGGGGTCGGCGCGCGGCCGGTCTCGATCTTGCGGAGGGTCTCGGCGGAGATGCCGGCGCTCGCCGCGATCGCGGTCATGCTGTGGCCGCCGCGGGCCTCGCGCAGCAGCCGGCCGAGCCGCTCGCCGCGTTCTCGCTCTTCCGGGGTCAAGGGGGTGCGCACCATGCACCCATTCTAATACCGGTATAGTAATTGGCATGGTGGAACTGAAGACGGACACGTCGATCGAGGCCATGTACGAGGCGGGGCAGGTGGTCGCCCGGGCGCTGACAGCCGTGCGCGACGCCGCCGACGTGGGCGTATCCCTGCTGGAGCTGGACGAGCTGGCCCACGACGTACTGAGGGCGGCGGGGGCGACGTCGCCTTTCCTCGGCTACCGCCCGTCCTTCGCCATGACGCCCTTCCCCGCGGTGCTCTGCGCCTCCGTGAACGACGCCATCGTGCACGGCATCCCCACCGGCTACCGGCTGCGCGACGGCGACCTCGTCTCGATGGACTTCGGCGCCGCGCTGAACGGCTGGGTCGGCGACTCCGCGATCAGCTTCACCGTGGGCACGCCGCGTGCGGCGGACGTCCGGCTGATCGAGACCGCCGAGCGCGCCCTCGCGGCCGGCATCGAGGCGGCGGTCGTCGGCAACCGCATCGGCGACATCGCGCACGCGATCGGCACCGTGTGCCGGACCGCGGGCTACGGCATCCCGGACGGCTTCGGGGGCCACGGAATCGGCCGCCACATGCACGAGGACCCGGGGGTCCCCAACGAGGGCCGCCCCGGGCGCGGCTACCCGCTGCGCCCCGGTATGGCCCTCGCGATCGAACCGATGCTGATCGCCGGCGGCGGGGACGGCTATCACGAGGCGCCCGACGGCTGGACCCTGCGGACGAACGACGGCTCGAGGGCGGCCCACGTGGAACACACCGTGGCGATCACCGAGGCAGGCCCCAGGATCCTCACCGAGCGACGGTAGGACCGTCCCGGCGCGCCGTGCGCGGCCGGACCGCCCGGCGGGCTCCCCCACGGTCACCCCTCGCCACGGCCCAACCGAGCGGGGGTGCGAGCGACTCCGACGGGCGCCGGGCCGCCTGAGCCGGGCTCCTCCACCCCGCCGGTGCGACCGCGCCGAAGGATGCGGGACCGCGTCGAACAGCGGCTCCCCCTCGTCACGAGCAATGCCGACGGCCGGGCTCCACCTCAACCGGTGCCCGGCCACCACACCGGCGGCGAGAGGGCCGCATGGCCCGGGCCCGCCGGACGGCGACTGCGTGAGGACGCGGGTGTCCGGCGAGGGGCGGCGCGGCCCCGGACCCGTGGCCGTCGCTGCGCATGCCCACGGTGGACGATCGTGCGAAGGTGGGTGTAATCGCCCCCAGCCGAGGGCACCCGGCACCGGCACCGGCATCGCCCGTCGATCGAACGGAACGCCATGACCAGCGGTTTCACCGGCCCGGAGGGCTACGGCGACCCCTTCGGCGAGTTCCTGGCCCGCTTCTTCGGCGGACCTCGCCCCGGCCCCCGTCAGATCAACATCGGCCAACTCCTCAGCCGGCCGGCGAGGGACCTCGTGCGCGACGCGGCCCAGTACGCCGCCGAGCACGGCAGCCGTGACCTGGACACCGAGCACCTGCTGCGCGCGGCCCTCACCGCGGAGCCGACGCGTGGTCTGCTCAGCCGGGCCGGGGCCGACCCGGACGCCCTCGCGACGGAGATCGACGAGCGGTCGGGTCCCGTCCAGCACCCGCCGGGCGAGGCGCCACCGCCGACGTCGCTCTCCCTGACCCCGGCCGCCAAACGCGCCCTGCTGGACGCGCACGACCTGGCCCGCTCCCGCGGCGCGGGGTACATCGGCCCGGAGCACGTGCTCAGCGCCCTCGCCGCGAACCCGGACTCCGCGGCCGGCCACATCCTCAACGCGGCCCGCTTCGCCGCCTCGAGCCTGCCGCCCGAGCCGCCGGAGGCCGCGCAGACGGTCCGCACCGGCGACCGGCAGCGGCCCACCGGCACCCCCACCCTGGACAAGTACGGCAGCGATCTCACGGAACTGGCCCGCCAGGGCCGCATCGACCCGGTGATCGGGCGTGACGACGAGATCGAGCAGACCATCGAGGTGCTCTCCCGGCGCGGCAAGAACAACCCGGTGCTGATCGGCGACGCCGGCGTCGGCAAGACCGCCATCGTGGAGGGGCTGGCCCAGCGGATCGCGGACGGGGACGTGCCGGACGTCCTCGTCGCCCGGCGCGTGGTCTCCCTGGACCTGACGGGCGTGGTCGCGGGCACCCGCTACCGCGGCGACTTCGAGGAACGCCTGACCAACATCGTCGACGAGATACGGGCGCACTCCGACCAGCTGATCGTCTTCATCGACGAACTGCACACCGTCGTCGGCGCGGGCGGCGGGGGCGAGGGCGGGTCCATGGACGCCGGCAACATCCTCAAGCCGGCCCTGGCCCGCGGCGAACTGCACATCGTGGGCGCGACGACGCTGGAGGAGTACCGGCGGATCGAGAAGGACGCGGCGCTGGCCCGCCGTTTCCAGCCGATCCTCGTCCCCGAGCCGTCCGTCGCGGACGCGCTGGAGATCCTGCGCGGGCTGCGCGACCGCTACGAGGCCCACCATCAGGTCCGTTACACCGACGAGGCGCTGGTCGCGGCCGTGGAGCTGTCCGACCGCTACCTCACCGACCGGCGCCTGCCCGACAAGGCGATCGACCTGATCGACCAGAGCGGCGCGCGGGTGCGGCTCGGCGCCCGCACGAAGGGCACGGACGTACGGGCCATGGAACGCGAGGCCGAGGAGCTGGCCCGTGACAAGGACCAGGCGGTCGCGGACGAGAGTTACGAGCAGGCCACCCGGCTGCGGGACCGCATCACCGAGTTGAAGCAGCGCATCGCGGACGCCAGCGGCGAGAACACCTCGGACGAGGGCCGGCATCTGGAGGTCACCGCGGAGGCGATCGCCGAGGTGGTGTCCCGGCAGACCGGCATCCCGGTCGCCAGCCTCACCCAGGAGGAGAAGGACCGTCTGCTCGCCCTGGAGGAGCACCTGCACGAGCGGGTGGTCGGTCAGGAGGAGGCCGTACGGGTCGTCGCGGACGCGGTGCTGCGTTCGCGTGCCGGGCTCGCCAGTCCGGACCGGCCGATCGGCAGCTTCCTGTTCCTCGGTCCGACCGGCGTCGGCAAGACCGAACTGGCGCGCGCCCTGGCGGAGTCGCTGTTCGGCAGCGAGGAGCGCATGGTCCGGCTCGACATGAGCGAGTACCAGGAGCGGCACACGGTCAGCAGGCTGGTCGGCGCCCCGCCCGGCTACGTCGGCCACGAGGAGGCCGGGCAGCTGACGGAGGTCGTGCGCAGGCACCCGTACTCCCTGCTCCTGCTCGACGAGGTGGAGAAGGCGCACCCGGACGTCTTCAACATCCTGCTCCAGGTCCTCGACGACGGCCGGCTCACCGACTCCCAGGGCCGCACGGTCGACTTCACCAACACGGTCATCGTGATGACCAGCAACCTGGGTTCGGAGGCGATCACCCGGCGTGGCGCCGGCATCGGTTTCGGCTCGGGAGGCGCGGACGCCGACGAGGAGGCGCGGCGCGAGCAGATCCTGCGGCCGCTGCGTGAGCACTTCCGGCCGGAGTTCCTCAACCGGATCGACGAGATCGTCGTGTTCCGGCAGCTCACCGGAGAGCAACTGCGCCGGATCACCGACATGTTGCTGGCGAGGACGCGTCGCCTGACGCAGGCGCAGGGCATCTCGGTCGAGTTCACCGAGGCCGCCACGGGCTGGCTCGCCGAGCGCGGTTACCAGCCCGAGTACGGGGCCCGCCCGCTGCGTCGGACCATCCAGCGCGAGGTCGAAAACCAGCTGTCCCGGCTGCTGCTCGACGGGCGGCTCGAGGAGGGCGACCGGGTGACGGTGGACGTCGAGGACGGGCGGCTCGCGTTCCGTACGCGTACCGGCGAACCACCCGCCCCCGAACTCTGACGCCGCCCAAGTGCCCTTGCTGCTGCGGGCGTCAGTGCGTCACGCCGCCGGGTGCACCACCTGTGCCGAGCCGCCGCCGCGCCGCACGGTCTCGGCGGCGGCCAGCCACTTGCCGTTCGGCAGCCGCTGCACGCCCGTGGCGGCGCCGATCTCGGGGTTGAGCTTGAAGGAGTGCCCGATGGCCTCCAGTCGGGCGCGGAGCCCCTCGGGGGTGGTGTCGTTGTAGAGCGCGGGCTCCAACTCCGTCTGAGCGGCGTTGCGCTGGCTCGCTCGCGGCGCGGCGATCGCGTCGACGAGCGGCAGACCGCGGTCGAGGAACCCGGTCAGGGTCTGGAGCACGGTGGTGATGATGGTCGCGCCGCCGGGCGAACCCAGCGCCACCACGGGCTTGTTGTGACCGTCGAGCACGATCGTCGGCGAGATCGACGAGCGCGGCCGCTTGCCCGGGCCGGGCAGGTTGGGGTCGTGGACGGCCGGGTTGGCGGGGGCGAAGGAGAAGTCCGTCAGTTCGTTGTTGAGCAGGAAGCCGCGGCCGGGCACGGTGATGCCGCTGCCGCCGGTCTGCTCGATGGTGAGCGTGTAGGAGACGACGTTGCCCCACTTGTCGGCGACGGTCAGGTGCGTGGTGTTCTCGCCCTCGTAGGTCGTCGGAGCCGCCGTGCCGCCCGTGCCGCAGGCGGCCGGGTGACGCGGGTCGCCCGGCGCGACCGGGCTGGTGAGGACGGCGTCGTCCTTGATGAGGCACGCGCGTGAGTCGGCGTACTTCTGCGACAGCAGCTGCCGGGTGGGCACGTCCTCGAAGGCGGGGTCGCCGACCCAGCGCCCGCGGTCGGCGAACGCGATGCGGCTGGCTTCGAGGTAGTGGTGCAGGTACTGGACGTCGCTCGCCTTCGAGAGGTCGGTCCTCTCCAGGATGTTGAGGGCTTCGCCGACCGTCGTCCCGCCCGAGGAGGAGGGCGCGATGGAGTAGACGCCCAGGCCGCGGTACGAGGTCCTCGTGGGCGCCTGGAGCTTGGCGCGGTAGGCCGCGAGATCCTTGCCCGACAGCGCGCCCGGCCGGGCGTTCCATCCCGAACCCGGGTCCACCGGCGGCTTGTTGACCGTGGCGACGATGTCCTCGCCGAGGTCGCCCCGGTAGATCGCGCCGACGCCCTTGCGGGCCAGTTCCTCGTAGGTGCGGGCGAGGTCGGGGTTCTTGAACGTCGAGCCGACGACGGGGAGCCGGCCGCCGGGCAGGAACAGCTCGGCGGTGTCCGGGAAGTAGCGGAAACGGGTCTCGTTGGCGGCGGTCTGGGTGCGGAAGGTCTCGTCGACGGTGAATCCGTCGCGCGCGATGCGCTGGGCGGGCTTCAGGACCGTGCCGAGCTTTTCGCTGCCCCACTCCTTCAGCGCGGTCGCCCACGTGGCGGGTGTCCCGGGCGTGCCGACCGCCAGACCGCTGCTCACGGCATCGGCGAAGGCGAGCGGCTTGCCGTTCTCCAGGAAGAGACCGGAGTCCGCCGTCAGCGGGGCGGTCTCGCGCCCGTCGATGGTGTGCACCGTACGGGATCTGGCGTCGTAGTAGACGAAGTAGCCGCCTCCGCCGATGCCGGAGGAGTAGGGCTCGGTGACTCCGAGGGCGGCGGCCGTCGCGACGGCCGCGTCGACGGCGTTGCCCCCCTTGCGCAGCACCTCGATACCGGCCGCGGAGGCGTCCGCGTCGACGCTGGCGACGGCACCGCCGTACCCGACGGCGACCGGTGCCTTCCCAACAGGGGCCCTCCCGGCGGCGGGTGGCGCGGCGGCCCCCACCGTGACCACGGCGGCCGAGACGGCCAGGACCGACAGTTTCCGCGCGACAGGGCGACGCATCCGTACCTCCAGTCCGGGACAGTCCGCGCAGCGTAACCAGATTCAGGGGGCCCCGACAGCCTCCTTCCGGGCACTGTCATACGAACGCCACACCTCGAACACGGGTACGCTCCGGTCGCGCTCGCCCGCTAGCATGCGCGCCCATGAACGACGACGTGCGCAACATCGTGCTGGGCGTGGTGGCGGCCGGCATCAGTGCCGCGCTGGGCTGGCTGACCCGCACCTACCTGTGGAAGCGCAGACTCCGGCGCAAGCAGGCGTTCTTCGGGCTGCCCGAGAACTCGGAGTGCCTGCTCGTGGTCAACCGCGACGCGGGCAGCGCCGATCTCGCGGTGCACCGCCACGACGTGTTCGCGTTGCTGGAACTCGCCGCGCTCATCAAGGACTGCGGCGCGGGGGCCGAGGTCGTCACCCAGGACGCGGCCCGGCAGGGTTTCGGGGAGCGTACGGAGTTCTGCGTCGGCGGCCCGGGGTCGAACCGGCGGATGGCCGCTCACATCCAGGCCATGCTGCCGGGGGTGCGCGTGAACACCGACCACGAACCGGGCCCCGACCGGCTGGCGTTCCAGATCGGCGACGAGCACTTCCGCATGGACCCGGGCGTCACCGAGTACGTCCTGCTGGCCCGTCTCACGGCCGGTCAACGACGCGGCGGACGGCCGGTGTTCCTGTTCTGCGGCCAGCGTGCGATCAACAACCAGGCCGCCACCCGCTATCTCGTCCGCAACCACGAGCGGCTGGCCCGCAAACACGGGAACGGCTCCTTCGTCCTGCTGCTGAAGGTGATCAACTCCCAGGCGTACGGCCCCGATGTGGTCGAACTGGTCGAGGACGTGACCCGGGCGGCGCAGGCTCCGCTGCCGCCCGCGACAATCGTTACTCCCACGTAACTTACCGAAGGTTACCCTCAGTGGGACAGGAAGGTTACCGTCGGGTCACTTTGCGATGGCGCAGACAGGCTCGAGGAGTGACCCGTGGGACGACCGCACCGCATGGCCCTTCGTACGACCGCCGTGGGCGCCGTCTGCGCGACCCTGGCCGCCGGCGGAGCACTGGACCTCGCCCCCGCCGCGCAGGCCGCCGCGGGGAGCGTGCGGTACGTCGACATCGCCGGGGACGGCGGCACGGTCCTCAAGGCCAACGTGGTCACCCCGGCCGACGGCACCCGCCGCCACCCGCTGATCGTGCTGCCGACCAGCTGGGGCTTCCCGCAGGTCGAGTACCTCGTGCAGGCGCAGCGGCTCGCCGACGCCGGTTACGTGGTGGTCGGTTACAACGTGCGCGGCTTCTGGCAGTCCGGCGGCGACATCGACGTGGCCGGGCCGCACGACGTCGCCGACGCCGCCGAGGTCGTGGACTGGGCGCTCGCCCACACCCCCAGCGACCCGGAGCACATCGGCATGGCGGGCGTCTCCTACGGCGCCGGGATCAGCCTGCTGGCCGCGGCCCACGACCCACGGGTCAAGGCCGTCGCCTCCCTCAGCGGCTGGGGCGACCTGATCGACTCGATCTACTCCGGCCGTACCCAGCACGTCCAGGCCGCCGCCGTCCTCGACACCGTGGGCACGGTGGTCGGCCGTCAGAGCCCCGAGTCCCGGCGGGTGTTCTCGGCCTTCTACTCCTCCGACCTGTCGAAGGAGAAGGACATCCTCGCCTGGGGGAAGAAACGTTCCCCCGCTACGTTCCTGGACCAGCTCAACAAGAACGGGGCGGCCATCATGCTCGCCGGCTCCTGGGGAGACACGATCTTCCCGCCCAACCAGTCGGCCGCCCTCTACGAGAAGCTGACCGGCCCCAAGCGGCTGGAGTTCCGCCCCGGCGACCATGCGACCGCCGAACTCACCGGGCTGTTCGGGCTGCCCAACGACGTGTGGACCGACACCGGGCGCTGGTTCGACCACTACCTCAAGGGCGAGGACAACGGCGTCGACCGCGAGCAGCCCGTCCGGCTCAAGTCCCGTTCCACCAGCGGCTACGAGGGCTACCCGGACTGGAAGTCGGTGAACGCGAACCGCACCGGGTTCGACCTCGCGGGCTCCACCTCGATCCACACCGGCGTGGACTCGGGCGCGGACGGCGGGATCGTCTTCCTGTCCAGCATCCTCGACCAGGTGGCCAGGATGCCCCCGGTGGCGGCCGTCCCGCTCCTCCCCCGCCGCTGGGCCGCCGTGTGGCAGTCCGCCAAGTACGCCACCGCACAGCGGGTGCGCGGAACGGCGAAGCTGCACACCACCGTCACCCCGACCGACGAGAGCGGCACCCTCGTCGCCTACCTGTACGACGTGGGGCCGCTCGGCATCGGCAAGCTGGTCGCCCACGCTCCGTACACCTTCCACGCACGCACGCCCGGCAAGCCGTTCGGTCTCGACCTGGATCTGTTCTCCACGGCCTACGACGTCCCCGCGGGGCACCGGCTCGCCCTGGTGGTCGACACGGTCGACCCGCTTTACATCGAGCACAACCCGTCCGGCGCACGGCTGACCTTCTCCTCACCGGCGGACGACCCGTCGTACGTGTCGGTTCCGCTGCGCGAACAGTGATCTCCGGCCGTCGCCGAAGCGGTGGGGCTCCGCGGGCCGGCGCCGTCGGTCAGTGCTTGAGGATCTTGGAGAGGAAGTCCTTGGCGCGGTCGCTGCGCGGGGCGGTGAAGAACTCCTCGGGCGTGCGGTCCTCGACGATGCGGCCGTCGGCCATGAAGACGACCCGGTTGGCGGCCGAGCGCGCGAAACCCATCTCGTGGGTGACCACGACCATCGTCATGCCCTCCTGGGCGAGCTGCTGCATGACCTCGAGGACCTCGGTGATCATCTCGGGATCCAGGGCGGAGGTGGGCTCGTCGAACAGGAGCGCCTTGGGATCCATGGCGAGGGCGCGGGCGATGGCCACGCGCTGCTGCTGGCCCCCGGAGAGCTGCGCCGGGAACTTGTCGGCCTGATCGGCGAGGCCCACGCGGTCGAGCAGTTCGCGGGAGCGCCGGTCGGCCTCGTCCTTCTTGCGTCTGCGGACCTTCACCTGGCCCAGCGAGATGTTCTGGAGCACCGTCTTGTGGGCGAAGAGGTTGAAGGACTGGAAGACCATCCCGACCTCGGAACGCAGTCCCGCCAGCGTCTTTCCCTCCTCGGGCAGCGGCTGTCCGTCGAGCGTGATCGAGCCCGACCGGATGGGCTCCAGGCGGTTGATCACGCGGCACAGTGTCGACTTCCCCGACCCCGAGGGGCCGATCACCACGACCACCTCCCCCCTGCCGACGGTGAGATCGATGTCCTGAAGGACATGCAGCTCCCCGAAGTACTTGTTGACGTCACGCAGCTCGATCAACGGATCGACGGCCATGCGCAGCCCTACTCACTCTCAGCCGTGTCGTGGTCGCCGCAAACTATCCGGACAGGGAAAGCATCCGGGGACGACACGCACCCTCGCGTCATTAGCCGTATTTACGCCCGCTCCAGGTCCCTGCCCCGGTTGCGGCTTCGGTCGCCGGTCTCAGTTCTCGGCCACCTCGGCGTAGAGCTGGGACAGTTCGGGCGTGCCGGTCGCGGCCCAGTCGCGGCCGGCGGTGACCACGTCGACCTCCCGGCCGGACGCCAGCCGGACGACCGGCTCGCCCTCGGGCCAGACCGCCCACACCGCACCGGGGACCGTGCGCACGACGACCGTGCCCAGGTAGAGCCCCGCGTCGTGACCGAACCAGGGCAGGGTCTCCTCGTCCTCGCGCCAGCGCGGCGGAAGCTGGTCCAGCGCCTCCAGCGACGCGGCCGTGTCGTCGAGTCCGACCCCGGCCCGAGCGGCGTGAGAACGCAACAGCTCGCATTCGGAGAGGAGTTGGGCGATCCCCTCCGAGTCCTCCTCGGCCAGCACCGCCGCACGGTACTTCTTGCTCCTGTTGCCCAGGAAAGGGATGTTCATAAGCCCAGCGTGACATTCACACCGGCGTGCACACCACAGGCGCGCGGGCACCGGCTGACGACCGGACGGCCGTTCCGGTCGGGCAGGGCACGTCTGCGGACGGGCCCTGCCCGCTACACCTCGAGGTCGACGACGACCGGAGCATGGTCGGAAGCGCCCTTGCCCTTGCGCTCCTCGCGGTCCACATAGGCGTCCTTCACCGCTGCGGCGAACGGCGCGTTGCCGTACACCAGGTCGATGCGCATGCCCCGGTTCTTGGGGAAGCAGAGCTGGCGGTAGTCCCAGTACGTGAAGGGGTGGTCGTACTTCAGCGGGCGCGGGACGACGTCCGACAGACCGGCCTCGCGCAGGGACGCCAGGGCGGCGCGCTCGGCCGGGGTGACATGGGTGGAGCCCTCGAAGGCCGCCGGGTCGTGGACGTCGTCGTCGGTCGGCGCCACGTTGTAGTCGCCCAGGACCGCGAACGGGCGGCCGCCCGCCGCGTCGCCCGCGACGGCCGCCTTGAGGGCCTCGAACCACTGGAGCTTGTAGGCGTAGTGCGGGTGGTCGACCTCGCGGCCGTTCGGCACGTACACCGACCAGACGCGGACCGGGCCACAGGTCGCCGAGACGGCGCGGGGCTCCTGCGCGCCCTCGTAGCCGGGATCGCCGGGCAGGCCCTTGACGACGTCCTCCAGGCCGACGCGGGAGAGGACCGCCACGCCGTTCCACCGGCCCGTGGCGTGCACCGCCGCCTCGTAGCCCAGCTCGCGCAGCTGCTCGAGCGGGAACTGCGCCTCGGCGACCTTGGCCTCCTGGAGGCAGAGCACGTCGGTGCCACTGCTCTCCAGCCAGGCGAGGAGCCTCGGCAGGCGGGCGGTGATCGAGTTCACGTTCCAGGTCGCGATACGCATGTCTCACAACCTACCCGGAGGGTCCGACAACGCGACCCTCACAGCCGGGCGGACGCTCCCGGCGCCAGCCGGCCGTGCTCGGCGCCGCCGAGGTTGCCCAGGTGGGTGTCGTAGATCGGGCGGGCGAGGTCGGTGAGGAGGGCGTCGTGGATGTCGTAGACGCGCTGCGGCCGGACCTCGCGGACGTACTCGATGACCTCGGAGATCTTGTTCCAGGGAGCCTGGACCGGGGCCAGCAGGGTCTCCACCGGGTGCCCGGGGACGGTGAGCGCGTCACCGGGGTGGAAGACACGGCCCCCGTCGACGAGGAAGCCGACGTTGGTGACGCGCGGGAGGTCGGGGTGGATGACCGCGTGCAGCTCGCCGTGGACCTGGACGTCGAAGCCGGCGGCGGTGAACGTGTCGCCGTGGCCGACTGTGTGCACACGGCCCGGGAACGCGGCGGAGAGCTTCTCCGCGACGGACCTCAGGGTCCAGAGCTCCGTGGCCGGGTCGGCCTCCAGGGCGGCCCGCAGGCGGTTCCCGTCGAAGTGGTCGGGGTGCTCGTGCGTGACCAGGATCGCGTCCGCGCCGAGCGCGGCGTCCGCCTCGCTGAACGCGCCGGGGTCGAGAACGAGCGTGCGCCCGTCCTTCTCCAGGCGCACGCACGCGTGCGCCTTCTTGGTGAGTGTCAGAGCCGTCATGGGGTCCATCCTGCCCCCGCGTCCGCAACGGGGCCCACCCGGCCGGGCGTCCCCGGCCGGTGAGGGCTCACTCGGTGGGCGTGGTCTCCTCGCGGATGACCTGCTGGGCCACCTTGAACGCGCTGTTCGCCGCGGGCACACCGCAGTACACGGCCGCCTGCAGCAGCACCTCCTTGATCTCATCGGGGGTGAGACCGTTGCGCAGTGCGGCGCGGACGTGGAAGGCGAGCTCCTCCAGGTGCCCCCCGGCGACCAGCGCGGTGAGCGTCACGCAGGAACGGGCCCGCCGGTCGAGTCCGGGCCGGTCCCAGATCTCGCCCCAGGCGTAGCGGGTGACGAACTCCTGGAAGTCGCCGGAGAAGTCGTCGGCCTGCGACAGCGCCCGGTCCACGTGGGCGTCCCCGAGGACCTCCCGGCGCACCTTCAGACCGGCGTCGTAGGGATCGGGACGGCCCATGACCTGTACCGGTTCGAGGACCGGCGCGGGCGCGATCTCCGCGATGGCCAGCGGCTGCAACGGCTGCTGGGGCGCCGCCACGACCGCTCTGACGGGGATGCCCGGGACCGCCGTCTGTCCGGTGGCGGAGTCGTAGGCGGGCTGCCAGGCGGTGGAGAAGTGGCGGACCAGCAGGTCGGTGACGGCCGCGGGCTGCTCCACCGGGACCAGGTGCGAGGCGCCCGGCACGACGGCCAGCCGGGCGTCCGGGATGCCGGCCACCAGGGTGCGCGCCTCGGCGGGGCCGGTGACCTGGTCGTCCGAGCCGACGAGGACGAGCGTCGGCACACCGATCAGCCCGATCTCGGCCCGCACGTCGAACGCGGCGAGCGCTTCACAGGCGGCTATGTAGCAGCCGGGATCCGTGGTGCGCACCATCTGCACGGCCCACTCGGTGATCGCGGGCTGCGCGGCCGCGAAGCCGCTGGTGAACCAGCGGTCGGGCGAGCTGCGGGCGATCGGGTCGAGGCCGTTCGTGCGGACGATGACGCCGCGCTGCCGGAACTCGTCGGCGGTCCCGAACCGCGGCGACGCCGCGATCAGGGCGAGCGAGGCGACACGCTCCGGGTGCCGCAGCGCCAGCTCCACGCCGACCGCGCCGCCGAACGCGCAGCCCGCGTAGCCGAAGCGCTGCACGCCGAGCGCGTCGAGGGTGGCGAGCAGCCGCCCGGCGAGGTCGGAGACCGAACCCGCCGGATAGGCGGGGGCGCCGCCGTGCCCGGGAAGGTCGAACCGGAACACCCGCCACTGCATGGCGAGCTCGGGAACCTGACGGTCCCACATGTGCCATGTGGTACCCAGGGAGGGTCCCAAGATCAGGACCGGCGCGTCTTCTGGCCCGTCAAAGCGGTATTGCAGGGTGTTCGGTGGTGTCTCGCTCACCCGTCTGAGCCTCTCATCTGTCACGAGATGTCACATCGCCGGGGTGGGCGTAGCGGGCCTTGCCTCGCTCCGGTCCTGCCGACCAGAACCCAGGTATACATTCTCCGGCATGTACTCGTGGCGGTGTCGACAGGAGGCCCTCCGGGCGCGTGCCCTCCTTCAGCCGCTACGAGCAACGCATTCCTCTTTGATCACGGCCTCCAGGCGGTTCAGGAAGCAGCATCAAGTGTGGTGGCACGAACGAGGCTCGGCGTGATCCACCTGGAAACATTCCGAAATCCCGCCCAACAGCAGCTTAATCACCACACGGTGAACGCTTGGTAGAAGGCTTGGCCGTAGCCGGACGCTCTCAGTTACAGCCACGAATCCAAAGCCAGCAAGCGGACTCCGAAGCACCTCGCCCCAATCCTGCAGGCCATACGGCGCGCAAGTCGCTCGGCTCATAGTCCGGGTGGCTCACTCTTGCCCCTCTGCCGCACCCCCGTGGAGG
This Streptomyces sp. NBC_00377 DNA region includes the following protein-coding sequences:
- a CDS encoding helix-turn-helix domain-containing protein, which codes for MVRTPLTPEERERGERLGRLLREARGGHSMTAIAASAGISAETLRKIETGRAPTPAFFTVAALARVLGLSMDELAGLCVPAPA
- the map gene encoding type I methionyl aminopeptidase, with the protein product MVELKTDTSIEAMYEAGQVVARALTAVRDAADVGVSLLELDELAHDVLRAAGATSPFLGYRPSFAMTPFPAVLCASVNDAIVHGIPTGYRLRDGDLVSMDFGAALNGWVGDSAISFTVGTPRAADVRLIETAERALAAGIEAAVVGNRIGDIAHAIGTVCRTAGYGIPDGFGGHGIGRHMHEDPGVPNEGRPGRGYPLRPGMALAIEPMLIAGGGDGYHEAPDGWTLRTNDGSRAAHVEHTVAITEAGPRILTERR
- a CDS encoding ATP-dependent Clp protease ATP-binding subunit gives rise to the protein MTSGFTGPEGYGDPFGEFLARFFGGPRPGPRQINIGQLLSRPARDLVRDAAQYAAEHGSRDLDTEHLLRAALTAEPTRGLLSRAGADPDALATEIDERSGPVQHPPGEAPPPTSLSLTPAAKRALLDAHDLARSRGAGYIGPEHVLSALAANPDSAAGHILNAARFAASSLPPEPPEAAQTVRTGDRQRPTGTPTLDKYGSDLTELARQGRIDPVIGRDDEIEQTIEVLSRRGKNNPVLIGDAGVGKTAIVEGLAQRIADGDVPDVLVARRVVSLDLTGVVAGTRYRGDFEERLTNIVDEIRAHSDQLIVFIDELHTVVGAGGGGEGGSMDAGNILKPALARGELHIVGATTLEEYRRIEKDAALARRFQPILVPEPSVADALEILRGLRDRYEAHHQVRYTDEALVAAVELSDRYLTDRRLPDKAIDLIDQSGARVRLGARTKGTDVRAMEREAEELARDKDQAVADESYEQATRLRDRITELKQRIADASGENTSDEGRHLEVTAEAIAEVVSRQTGIPVASLTQEEKDRLLALEEHLHERVVGQEEAVRVVADAVLRSRAGLASPDRPIGSFLFLGPTGVGKTELARALAESLFGSEERMVRLDMSEYQERHTVSRLVGAPPGYVGHEEAGQLTEVVRRHPYSLLLLDEVEKAHPDVFNILLQVLDDGRLTDSQGRTVDFTNTVIVMTSNLGSEAITRRGAGIGFGSGGADADEEARREQILRPLREHFRPEFLNRIDEIVVFRQLTGEQLRRITDMLLARTRRLTQAQGISVEFTEAATGWLAERGYQPEYGARPLRRTIQREVENQLSRLLLDGRLEEGDRVTVDVEDGRLAFRTRTGEPPAPEL
- the ggt gene encoding gamma-glutamyltransferase translates to MRRPVARKLSVLAVSAAVVTVGAAAPPAAGRAPVGKAPVAVGYGGAVASVDADASAAGIEVLRKGGNAVDAAVATAAALGVTEPYSSGIGGGGYFVYYDARSRTVHTIDGRETAPLTADSGLFLENGKPLAFADAVSSGLAVGTPGTPATWATALKEWGSEKLGTVLKPAQRIARDGFTVDETFRTQTAANETRFRYFPDTAELFLPGGRLPVVGSTFKNPDLARTYEELARKGVGAIYRGDLGEDIVATVNKPPVDPGSGWNARPGALSGKDLAAYRAKLQAPTRTSYRGLGVYSIAPSSSGGTTVGEALNILERTDLSKASDVQYLHHYLEASRIAFADRGRWVGDPAFEDVPTRQLLSQKYADSRACLIKDDAVLTSPVAPGDPRHPAACGTGGTAAPTTYEGENTTHLTVADKWGNVVSYTLTIEQTGGSGITVPGRGFLLNNELTDFSFAPANPAVHDPNLPGPGKRPRSSISPTIVLDGHNKPVVALGSPGGATIITTVLQTLTGFLDRGLPLVDAIAAPRASQRNAAQTELEPALYNDTTPEGLRARLEAIGHSFKLNPEIGAATGVQRLPNGKWLAAAETVRRGGGSAQVVHPAA